One Leifsonia shinshuensis DNA window includes the following coding sequences:
- a CDS encoding cupin domain-containing protein codes for MEKLTVTEITSTNGLTARPEHFTTSSPWWSVKEHRVTLPADRAVGGVWEAESGWAYIKDWPYHQVCVILSGRIAVESLDGERSEFGEGRAFLIPKGFNGYLYVLEPVRKVFVGVFDE; via the coding sequence ATGGAGAAGCTTACGGTTACCGAAATCACTTCAACCAACGGTTTGACGGCGAGACCGGAGCATTTCACGACGAGTTCACCGTGGTGGTCCGTAAAGGAGCACCGGGTTACCCTTCCTGCCGACCGTGCCGTTGGCGGCGTCTGGGAAGCTGAATCTGGTTGGGCGTACATCAAAGACTGGCCTTACCACCAGGTGTGCGTCATTCTAAGCGGCCGCATCGCCGTTGAGTCACTCGACGGTGAACGATCCGAGTTCGGAGAGGGTCGGGCGTTCCTGATCCCGAAGGGCTTCAACGGCTACCTGTACGTCCTTGAACCCGTCCGAAAAGTGTTCGTCGGCGTTTTCGACGAGTAG
- a CDS encoding cysteine hydrolase family protein, which yields MTDSERSTPALIVIDIQRDYFPDGEMPLRAPLAAAEQARQLLNHFRSNNWPVIHIKHVWDSPEATYLRPGTPGIEHHPLVAPLDEEEVVVKEFPNAFLETRLSTVLEVLHPSALVICGMMSNMCVDATVRAAADFGYNVTVAHDACDSSNLQFNDRSVDAADVHAAYMASLADGYAAVRSVSEILALY from the coding sequence TTGACTGATAGTGAGCGCTCGACGCCTGCGCTGATCGTGATCGATATCCAGCGGGACTACTTCCCAGATGGGGAGATGCCCCTGCGAGCGCCGCTTGCCGCAGCCGAGCAGGCACGGCAACTCCTTAACCATTTCCGCTCCAACAACTGGCCTGTCATCCACATCAAACACGTCTGGGACTCCCCAGAAGCCACCTACCTACGTCCGGGCACGCCCGGAATCGAGCATCACCCTCTCGTCGCCCCACTCGACGAGGAAGAAGTGGTCGTCAAGGAGTTCCCCAACGCGTTCCTGGAGACTCGCCTCTCCACCGTGCTGGAAGTCCTGCATCCCAGCGCACTGGTGATTTGCGGGATGATGTCAAACATGTGCGTCGACGCGACGGTTCGAGCCGCAGCCGACTTCGGCTACAACGTCACCGTCGCCCACGATGCATGCGATTCCTCCAACCTCCAATTCAACGACAGGTCGGTCGATGCCGCAGATGTTCATGCCGCCTACATGGCGTCGTTGGCCGACGGATACGCTGCCGTGCGGTCAGTCAGCGAGATTCTCGCTCTGTACTGA
- a CDS encoding Glu/Leu/Phe/Val family dehydrogenase, with translation METTLPQTHAGSKAWEEAQRQLTAAIDQLGFDSGMHRMLATPRREMTVAVPLRRDDGTVAVFTGHRVQHNLSRGPAKGGLRFSPDVTLDEVRALSMWMTWKCALVDVPYGGAKGGVTIDPRRYSIGELERVTRRYTSEILPILGPERDIPAPDIGTDERTMSWIMDTYSSAIGFTVPAVVTGKPVSLGGSLGRSTATSRGVTHIALAALRKKGINPDGATAVVQGFGKVGRDAALFLSQAGVRVVAIADQYGAVVNWGGLNIANLSEHVSSTGRVPGFDGGDDLLGESVLELPVDLLVPAAVEGVLNEKNAAWVQARVIVEGANGPTTTAADEVFEANDILVVPDILANAGGVVVSYFEWAQANQAYRWDVADVESRLADRMLASWQAVNSYADSRNLSLRSAATALAVERVAEAHRLRGLYP, from the coding sequence ATGGAAACGACGCTGCCGCAGACCCACGCCGGGTCCAAGGCTTGGGAAGAGGCGCAGCGGCAGTTGACCGCGGCGATCGACCAGTTGGGATTCGACTCGGGCATGCACCGTATGCTCGCGACTCCACGTCGCGAGATGACAGTCGCCGTCCCGCTTCGCCGCGATGACGGTACGGTTGCCGTTTTCACCGGCCACCGCGTCCAGCACAATTTGTCCCGCGGTCCGGCCAAGGGTGGACTGCGTTTCAGCCCGGATGTGACATTGGACGAGGTCCGCGCTCTTTCGATGTGGATGACCTGGAAGTGTGCTCTCGTCGACGTGCCCTACGGCGGCGCCAAGGGCGGTGTGACTATCGACCCTCGCCGGTATTCGATCGGTGAGTTGGAGCGGGTCACCCGCCGCTACACCAGCGAGATTCTGCCGATTCTCGGACCGGAGCGTGACATTCCCGCTCCGGATATCGGAACTGACGAGCGCACGATGAGTTGGATCATGGACACGTACTCGTCAGCTATCGGGTTTACGGTTCCCGCGGTCGTCACTGGGAAGCCGGTCAGCCTTGGCGGTTCCCTTGGCCGGTCCACCGCGACCTCTCGAGGTGTCACCCATATCGCCCTCGCAGCGTTGCGGAAGAAGGGCATCAATCCTGATGGGGCTACGGCGGTCGTGCAGGGGTTCGGAAAGGTTGGCCGGGACGCGGCACTTTTCCTGAGCCAGGCTGGCGTTCGGGTTGTTGCGATCGCCGACCAGTACGGCGCTGTCGTCAACTGGGGTGGCCTAAACATTGCAAACCTGTCCGAGCATGTCTCTTCCACGGGTCGTGTCCCCGGCTTTGACGGTGGAGACGACCTTCTGGGCGAGTCGGTGCTCGAACTGCCGGTGGACTTGCTTGTCCCTGCAGCCGTGGAAGGAGTGCTCAACGAGAAGAACGCGGCCTGGGTGCAGGCACGGGTCATCGTCGAAGGCGCGAACGGCCCAACGACAACTGCTGCGGACGAGGTTTTCGAGGCCAACGACATCCTCGTGGTGCCCGACATTCTTGCGAATGCCGGCGGCGTCGTCGTCTCGTACTTCGAATGGGCGCAGGCGAATCAGGCTTATCGGTGGGACGTCGCGGATGTTGAATCTCGTCTCGCTGACCGGATGCTCGCGTCTTGGCAGGCTGTGAACAGCTATGCCGACTCCCGGAATCTGTCGCTCAGGTCGGCGGCTACCGCCCTTGCTGTCGAGCGCGTCGCTGAAGCACATCGGCTCCGCGGTCTGTACCCGTAA
- the pxpA gene encoding 5-oxoprolinase subunit PxpA, whose protein sequence is MTPSNITINSDLGEAIGLHSFGNDEGLLAIVDTVNVACGFHAGDPGTMQRTVRAARAAGVTIGAHPGLPDVAGFGRRAMALTPAEARDLVRYQVGALVGFLDAQDVPLDHIKPHGALFGMAAADEALMLAICEVAVQYSVPIFGLAGTAHETACASAGVEFVPELYVDLDYRDDGMIIVEREPRARPLEAVRRRVEDAVGRGHVVSLSGSTVPVHPRSICVHSDLPTAVDVAREVRRVLSQRPSADGVHANAGSARS, encoded by the coding sequence ATGACGCCCTCGAACATCACCATCAACTCCGACCTCGGCGAGGCCATCGGCCTCCACTCCTTCGGAAACGACGAAGGACTCCTCGCCATCGTGGACACCGTCAACGTCGCCTGCGGCTTCCACGCCGGAGACCCGGGCACCATGCAACGGACAGTCCGCGCCGCCAGAGCCGCCGGAGTCACCATCGGCGCGCACCCCGGGCTGCCCGACGTAGCAGGCTTCGGCCGGCGTGCGATGGCGCTCACGCCGGCGGAGGCCCGCGACCTCGTCCGCTACCAAGTGGGTGCACTCGTCGGATTCCTCGACGCCCAGGACGTGCCGCTCGACCACATCAAACCGCACGGCGCGCTGTTCGGAATGGCCGCGGCGGACGAAGCCTTGATGCTCGCCATCTGCGAGGTGGCGGTGCAGTACTCCGTCCCGATCTTCGGATTGGCGGGCACCGCGCACGAGACAGCCTGCGCGTCCGCCGGGGTGGAGTTCGTCCCCGAGCTGTACGTGGACCTCGACTATCGCGACGACGGAATGATCATCGTCGAACGCGAGCCGCGCGCGCGCCCCCTCGAAGCTGTTCGCCGCCGCGTCGAAGACGCCGTCGGACGGGGACACGTCGTCTCCCTCAGCGGCTCGACGGTCCCCGTGCACCCGCGCTCGATCTGCGTCCACTCCGACCTGCCGACCGCCGTCGACGTCGCCCGCGAAGTCCGGCGAGTGCTGTCGCAGAGACCCAGCGCGGACGGCGTGCACGCGAACGCTGGCTCCGCGCGGAGCTAG
- a CDS encoding FadR/GntR family transcriptional regulator, whose product MTGFEPEQLGRKDASGQIARQLRNAISQGVWQPGERLPTEQELAETFDVARATAREGLKLLSATGMVVSARGSNGGTFVAIPDAEEVAEQLSDAIQLWYRAGNVSVHDVDEARWVLEMHCVDLAARRRTDADLEAIRRPVEASRDFTMDMADWLDLDLEFHTAVTKAAKNKILELAMTSVHLARPATNSVFVEFLDRAAVTDQHDAIYQAIAASDPESAQAAFQRHVSYLDETRREALDETSAADVLVATLPAVRHSAAERPLA is encoded by the coding sequence ATGACGGGGTTCGAGCCGGAGCAGTTGGGCCGAAAGGATGCGTCGGGCCAGATCGCCCGACAGCTGCGGAATGCGATCTCGCAGGGCGTCTGGCAGCCCGGCGAGCGACTGCCCACCGAGCAGGAGCTCGCCGAGACCTTCGACGTCGCCCGCGCGACCGCGCGCGAGGGACTCAAACTCCTGTCCGCGACCGGGATGGTGGTCTCGGCCCGGGGAAGCAACGGCGGGACATTCGTCGCCATCCCCGACGCAGAGGAGGTCGCAGAGCAGCTCAGCGACGCGATCCAGCTCTGGTACCGCGCCGGCAACGTCTCCGTCCACGACGTCGACGAAGCACGCTGGGTGCTCGAGATGCACTGTGTCGACCTGGCGGCTCGACGGCGTACCGACGCCGACCTCGAGGCGATCCGCCGACCGGTCGAAGCCTCCCGCGACTTCACGATGGACATGGCGGACTGGCTGGATCTCGACCTCGAGTTCCACACCGCCGTGACGAAGGCGGCGAAGAACAAGATCCTGGAGCTCGCGATGACGTCGGTCCACCTGGCGCGGCCGGCGACCAACTCGGTGTTCGTCGAGTTCCTCGACCGCGCCGCGGTTACCGACCAGCACGATGCGATCTATCAGGCGATCGCGGCAAGCGACCCCGAAAGCGCCCAGGCGGCGTTCCAGCGCCACGTCAGCTACCTCGACGAGACTCGCCGCGAGGCCCTCGACGAGACCAGCGCCGCCGATGTCCTCGTCGCCACGCTTCCCGCAGTCCGCCACTCGGCCGCGGAGCGTCCACTCGCCTGA
- a CDS encoding NAD-dependent succinate-semialdehyde dehydrogenase — protein MRYAVTNPATGKAGLSFDTLTDAELHSKIAASNAAFADWARTPLRERASIVRRVGDLHIERRDELADIIVREMGKPLEQALIEVDFAGAIYHYYADNAEEFTRDAPIDIAGEGSAFMRKSALGVLLGIMPWNFPYYQVARFAGPNAVIGNTILLKHAEQCPESAAAIEAIFQAAGAPDGVYLNLYASHDQLRDAVADPRIQGVSLTGSERAGAAVAENAGRHLKKVVLELGGSDPFILLSTNDLDATVRDAVDARVDNNGQACNAAKRFVVIDALYDAFLTKFVEQLSSIKTADPAKADTILGPLSSVKAAEGLEDQVRRAVENGATLTYGGQRDGAYFAATVLTDIELSNPAAHEEFFGPVAQVFRARDEADAIRIANDTPYGLGSYVYSTDPEQALRVADQVQAGMVFVNVIRADSPELPFGGIKRSGSGRELGAYGADEFVNKKLIRIG, from the coding sequence ATGCGATATGCAGTTACCAATCCCGCCACCGGTAAAGCAGGTCTGTCATTCGACACGCTGACCGATGCTGAACTCCACTCGAAGATTGCCGCGTCCAACGCCGCCTTCGCTGACTGGGCGCGCACCCCTCTTCGTGAGCGGGCGTCGATTGTGCGAAGGGTAGGCGACCTGCACATCGAACGTCGGGACGAGCTGGCAGACATCATCGTGCGGGAGATGGGCAAACCGCTTGAACAGGCGCTCATCGAGGTCGACTTCGCCGGTGCGATCTACCACTACTACGCGGACAACGCCGAAGAGTTCACGCGAGACGCCCCGATCGACATCGCCGGAGAAGGTAGCGCGTTCATGCGGAAGTCCGCGCTTGGCGTCCTGCTGGGCATAATGCCGTGGAACTTCCCGTACTACCAGGTCGCCCGTTTTGCTGGCCCGAACGCCGTCATCGGGAACACCATCCTGCTCAAACACGCAGAGCAGTGCCCTGAATCTGCGGCAGCGATCGAGGCAATCTTCCAGGCAGCAGGCGCCCCCGACGGTGTCTACCTGAACCTCTACGCATCCCACGATCAGCTGCGCGATGCCGTCGCCGACCCCCGGATCCAAGGAGTGTCGCTCACAGGATCAGAACGCGCAGGCGCGGCCGTAGCCGAAAACGCCGGTAGGCACCTAAAGAAGGTCGTACTCGAACTCGGAGGTTCCGACCCGTTCATCCTGCTGTCAACCAACGACCTGGACGCGACCGTGAGGGATGCCGTCGACGCGCGCGTCGACAACAACGGGCAAGCCTGCAATGCGGCGAAGAGATTCGTCGTTATCGACGCGCTCTACGACGCCTTCCTCACCAAGTTCGTCGAGCAGCTCTCGTCGATCAAAACCGCAGACCCGGCTAAGGCTGACACAATTCTTGGCCCGCTCTCGTCAGTGAAGGCAGCGGAGGGCTTGGAAGACCAGGTTCGGCGTGCAGTGGAGAACGGGGCGACACTGACGTACGGTGGGCAGCGGGACGGCGCCTACTTCGCAGCAACTGTCCTCACCGACATCGAACTGTCGAACCCGGCCGCGCACGAAGAGTTCTTCGGGCCCGTAGCGCAGGTGTTCCGCGCGCGTGACGAAGCCGACGCGATTCGCATCGCCAACGACACCCCGTACGGGTTGGGATCCTACGTGTACAGCACCGACCCGGAGCAGGCCCTCCGCGTAGCCGATCAGGTTCAGGCGGGCATGGTGTTCGTCAACGTGATCCGGGCAGACAGCCCAGAGCTGCCCTTCGGCGGCATCAAACGTTCCGGCTCGGGTCGCGAGCTCGGGGCATACGGTGCGGACGAGTTCGTCAACAAGAAACTGATCCGCATCGGCTGA
- a CDS encoding ABC transporter permease, with product MTTTLVPRRRSADAPVGARLRSIGVVVALAVLVAAVAIAQPDFLAFGNLMNILSQWAPVAIMGVGMTYVVITGGFDLSVAAIYSLSAVVAAALGQTQAPILAFAVAILVGGLAGAFNGGIVTVLKVNPFIATLGSSLILSGLALVLTGNRPFVVDFAPFGVLGAGRLAGVPYSGMVAVLLMVVGGLALAYTAYGHSIYAVGGNAEASRLAGIRVGAVTASAYTLSGLCAGLAGVISASQLSSAQANMNPNLVFDVLTVVIVGGTSLTGGKGAIWRTAVGVGILATLQNGFNLLDIDAYYQNIIKGVIIIAALAAVKLPRLRRTPKAQTTTNKEH from the coding sequence ATGACCACCACGCTCGTCCCCCGGCGGCGATCCGCCGACGCCCCGGTTGGAGCACGACTCCGCTCGATCGGTGTCGTCGTGGCCCTGGCGGTGCTGGTCGCGGCCGTGGCCATCGCACAGCCCGACTTCCTAGCCTTCGGCAACCTGATGAACATCCTGAGCCAGTGGGCGCCGGTCGCGATCATGGGCGTCGGGATGACGTATGTCGTCATCACCGGAGGCTTCGACCTCTCCGTGGCTGCGATCTACTCGCTCAGCGCGGTCGTCGCCGCAGCCCTGGGTCAGACGCAGGCCCCGATCCTCGCGTTCGCGGTGGCGATCCTGGTGGGAGGGCTCGCGGGAGCCTTCAACGGCGGTATCGTGACCGTCCTGAAGGTCAACCCGTTTATCGCGACGCTCGGCAGCTCCCTCATCCTGTCGGGTCTTGCTCTCGTGCTCACCGGCAACCGCCCGTTCGTCGTCGACTTCGCGCCCTTCGGCGTGCTCGGCGCCGGACGCCTCGCGGGCGTCCCGTACTCCGGGATGGTCGCCGTGCTGCTCATGGTCGTCGGCGGCCTCGCGCTCGCCTACACCGCCTACGGACACTCGATCTACGCGGTCGGCGGCAACGCCGAGGCCAGCCGACTGGCCGGCATCCGCGTCGGCGCCGTCACCGCCAGCGCGTACACGCTCTCCGGCCTCTGTGCAGGTCTCGCAGGAGTGATCAGCGCCTCGCAGTTGAGCTCCGCCCAGGCGAACATGAATCCCAACCTCGTGTTCGACGTCCTCACGGTCGTCATCGTCGGCGGAACGTCGCTCACCGGCGGCAAGGGCGCGATCTGGCGGACGGCCGTCGGGGTCGGCATCCTGGCGACCCTGCAGAACGGCTTCAACCTGCTCGACATCGACGCCTACTACCAGAACATCATCAAAGGCGTGATCATCATCGCAGCGCTCGCTGCGGTCAAGCTGCCCCGCCTGCGGCGCACGCCGAAGGCTCAGACCACCACGAACAAGGAACACTGA
- a CDS encoding sugar ABC transporter substrate-binding protein codes for MTRISVLSAATVAAAAITLVALAGCSAPTTATTSTATAAAASSSAMKDTLAYLDGGLPDLGGARIAYIAECAAANAYCQSRLKGAEETAAKAGAKLTVFDANFDPNTQLSQVQDAVQRGFDGYVFSPVASATGCSDLKLLQASGKPVATINSPMCGNPDYTPGTVGFVGMQTESFFQEHAENAFKSCTSACEAVAVGGYVGSDLFTRWEDAIKAAAKKYPNVTVVSDQPGSFDPKAALAVVQDALAAHPKVSLVLSSWDDMTRGVEQAITAAGKTPGKDVRIYSVGGTKDGIARVKAGAWTETSVLLPYEESSYGVVQLARKLKTGKDTPGFAYLAEAPSVVKGPGSIFVTAKNASSFSPEY; via the coding sequence ATGACCCGAATCAGTGTGCTGTCCGCAGCTACCGTCGCTGCAGCAGCGATCACGCTCGTCGCGCTTGCCGGCTGCTCCGCCCCCACAACGGCGACCACGTCGACGGCGACCGCCGCGGCGGCCAGCTCAAGCGCGATGAAAGATACGCTCGCTTACCTCGATGGGGGGCTCCCCGACCTCGGCGGCGCCCGCATCGCCTACATCGCCGAGTGCGCTGCAGCCAACGCCTACTGCCAGTCCCGGCTGAAGGGCGCAGAGGAGACCGCCGCGAAGGCCGGAGCGAAGCTCACCGTCTTCGACGCGAACTTCGACCCGAACACCCAGCTGAGCCAGGTCCAGGACGCGGTCCAGCGCGGCTTCGACGGCTACGTGTTCTCACCCGTGGCATCCGCCACCGGCTGCTCCGACCTCAAACTGCTCCAGGCGAGCGGCAAGCCCGTCGCGACAATCAACAGCCCGATGTGCGGTAACCCCGACTACACGCCAGGCACCGTCGGCTTCGTCGGGATGCAGACCGAGTCGTTCTTCCAGGAGCACGCCGAGAACGCGTTCAAGAGCTGCACCTCGGCCTGTGAGGCCGTCGCCGTCGGCGGTTACGTCGGCAGCGATCTGTTCACCCGATGGGAAGACGCGATCAAGGCGGCCGCCAAGAAGTACCCGAACGTCACGGTCGTGTCGGACCAGCCTGGCAGCTTTGATCCGAAGGCCGCCCTCGCCGTGGTCCAGGACGCGCTCGCCGCACACCCGAAGGTCAGTCTCGTGCTGTCCTCCTGGGACGACATGACCCGAGGTGTCGAGCAGGCGATCACCGCCGCGGGCAAGACGCCTGGAAAGGACGTGCGCATCTACTCCGTGGGTGGCACGAAGGACGGTATCGCCAGGGTGAAGGCTGGAGCCTGGACCGAGACGAGCGTCCTCCTGCCGTACGAGGAGTCGTCCTACGGGGTCGTCCAGCTGGCCCGCAAGCTGAAGACCGGCAAGGACACCCCCGGCTTCGCCTACCTTGCCGAAGCCCCGAGCGTCGTGAAGGGGCCGGGATCGATCTTCGTCACCGCGAAGAACGCCTCCTCCTTCTCGCCGGAGTACTGA
- a CDS encoding sugar ABC transporter ATP-binding protein: protein MTETTAGGLLVEGLSKSYPGVVALDAVDLRVPAGTIHGLVGENGAGKSTLLKCVAGAITPDGGTVSVDGTAITADLHAAELAGVAMIYQELTIVPELTALENVFLGAMPTRFGVVDRKAARARYRELAERIGASVRPGTRARLLSTSVQQQLEIMRALAGERRVLILDEPTASLGPADIARLHEVIRRLRDDGLAVVYVSHDLDAVLDVCDDVTVMREGSVVNHRPADRWTSRELVTAMVGRVPLATAGAERHRHDPTPMFLVQDLRAPGVDVPQLRIDAGEVLGVAGLVGSGRTRFLRALAGADPVISGTLTRGDTRIAWPRTTGAARRQGVMLAPEDRKRQGLVLDRAAGWNVSLGRFGRVGVITRSRLKEQAGASARSVGFDTDRLTAAAGTFSGGNQQKLLLARLLINRTRCLLLDEPTRGIDVGAKAQIFETIRGLVDDGHAVVWSSSDLTEVAQHSDRILVIAGGRLVAELPKGSSVQDILEHAFATESEGTEAVA, encoded by the coding sequence ATGACCGAGACCACAGCCGGAGGCCTCCTCGTGGAAGGCTTGTCGAAGAGCTACCCCGGCGTCGTCGCGCTGGACGCGGTGGATCTGCGCGTGCCCGCCGGAACGATCCACGGACTCGTCGGCGAGAACGGAGCGGGCAAATCGACCCTGCTCAAGTGCGTCGCCGGCGCCATCACCCCGGACGGCGGGACGGTCTCAGTCGACGGCACAGCCATCACCGCGGACCTCCACGCAGCCGAGTTGGCTGGCGTCGCGATGATCTATCAGGAGTTGACGATCGTCCCTGAGCTGACCGCCCTCGAGAACGTATTCCTCGGAGCAATGCCGACCCGGTTCGGCGTCGTCGATCGGAAGGCGGCCAGAGCTCGCTACCGCGAACTCGCGGAGCGCATCGGCGCCAGCGTCCGTCCCGGCACCCGCGCACGCCTGCTCTCAACGAGCGTCCAGCAACAACTCGAGATCATGCGTGCGCTGGCCGGTGAGCGGCGAGTCCTCATCCTCGACGAGCCGACCGCCTCACTCGGGCCGGCGGACATCGCCCGCCTCCACGAGGTGATCCGCCGCCTCCGCGACGACGGCCTCGCCGTCGTCTACGTGTCCCACGACCTGGACGCGGTGCTCGACGTCTGCGACGACGTGACGGTCATGCGAGAGGGAAGCGTCGTGAACCACCGCCCCGCCGACCGATGGACGTCGCGGGAGCTGGTCACGGCGATGGTCGGCCGGGTGCCCCTGGCGACGGCCGGAGCCGAACGGCACCGCCACGACCCGACCCCGATGTTCCTGGTCCAGGACCTGAGGGCACCTGGCGTCGACGTACCGCAGCTCCGGATCGACGCCGGGGAGGTGCTCGGCGTCGCCGGACTCGTCGGCTCGGGACGCACCCGCTTCCTGCGCGCCCTCGCGGGAGCCGATCCGGTCATTAGCGGCACGCTGACACGTGGAGACACCCGGATCGCCTGGCCTCGCACGACCGGAGCAGCCAGGCGGCAGGGGGTGATGCTCGCACCGGAGGACCGCAAACGACAGGGGCTCGTCCTAGATCGGGCAGCCGGCTGGAATGTCTCGCTCGGCCGCTTCGGCCGTGTGGGCGTCATCACACGTTCGCGGCTCAAAGAACAGGCCGGCGCCTCTGCGAGGTCGGTCGGATTCGACACGGACAGGCTGACGGCGGCCGCTGGGACGTTCAGCGGAGGCAACCAGCAGAAGCTGCTCCTGGCCCGCCTCCTCATCAACCGCACGAGGTGCCTGTTGCTGGATGAACCGACCCGCGGCATCGACGTCGGAGCCAAAGCCCAGATCTTCGAGACCATCCGCGGGCTGGTCGACGACGGTCACGCCGTCGTCTGGTCGAGCAGCGACCTCACCGAAGTCGCTCAGCACAGCGACCGCATCCTCGTCATCGCCGGCGGGCGTCTGGTCGCGGAGCTCCCGAAGGGGTCGAGCGTGCAGGACATCCTCGAGCACGCCTTCGCAACCGAATCCGAAGGAACGGAGGCCGTCGCATGA
- a CDS encoding amidase, producing MTIQRPLDELTIADAHAAFQSGEFTAEDLVVAYLDRIERIDRTGPALNSLISVSDTAVDQARRLDRELADTGKLTGPLHGIPVVVKDQIETADLPTTFGSIASGEFRPDRDATAIAKLRQAGAIILGKTTLPDFATSWFSTSSRSGVTKNPYDLARDPGGSSSGTAAAVAAGLALVGVGEDTGGSIRLPASFCGLVGLRVTPGLISRAGMSSLVKPQDTAGPMTRTVADAARMLDVMVGYDPADEYTAAAVVAGSGSSYAQSLAGASLAGVRIGVLRQAFPDGTDPDGARVAETVEAALTSLRGAGAELVEVTIDDLDEQVGFTSLYTTRSQADMDEFVSARPAAGIPSMRFLIDTGQYHEKLDLLEAIVAGPQDPQDDPEYVRRVLAQSAFQRQVLGVMAQNSIDVVVFPDAKLPAPTRHDIFADRWTCLTYPTNTVIASQLLFPAITLPAGQTSDGLPVGLELMAAPYAEHELLRLAAAAEAALPARRAPVL from the coding sequence ATGACCATCCAGCGCCCCCTCGACGAGCTCACCATCGCCGACGCCCACGCGGCCTTCCAGAGCGGCGAGTTCACCGCGGAAGACCTCGTCGTCGCCTACCTTGACCGGATCGAACGGATCGACCGGACGGGTCCTGCGCTCAACTCGTTGATCTCGGTGTCGGACACCGCCGTCGACCAGGCCAGACGCCTCGACCGGGAACTGGCCGATACCGGGAAGCTGACCGGGCCCCTGCACGGCATCCCGGTTGTCGTGAAGGACCAGATCGAGACGGCCGACCTCCCCACCACGTTCGGCAGCATCGCATCGGGCGAGTTCCGACCCGATCGGGACGCGACGGCGATCGCCAAGCTCCGCCAGGCCGGTGCGATCATCCTCGGCAAGACGACGCTGCCGGACTTCGCGACCTCGTGGTTCTCGACCTCCTCGCGCAGCGGGGTCACGAAGAACCCGTACGACCTGGCCCGCGACCCGGGCGGTTCCTCGAGCGGGACGGCCGCGGCCGTCGCCGCAGGGCTCGCCCTCGTCGGCGTCGGAGAGGACACGGGCGGCTCCATCCGCCTGCCCGCCTCGTTCTGCGGCCTCGTCGGCCTGCGCGTCACGCCCGGCCTGATCAGCCGCGCCGGGATGTCGTCCCTGGTGAAACCTCAGGACACCGCGGGACCGATGACGCGGACGGTCGCGGACGCCGCGCGCATGCTCGACGTCATGGTCGGCTACGACCCGGCGGACGAGTACACCGCCGCGGCGGTCGTCGCCGGGAGCGGAAGCTCGTACGCGCAGTCGCTTGCAGGGGCGTCGCTCGCCGGTGTGCGGATCGGTGTGCTCCGCCAGGCGTTCCCCGACGGCACCGATCCCGACGGCGCGCGCGTCGCGGAGACGGTGGAGGCCGCCCTGACCTCGTTGCGGGGTGCGGGAGCGGAGCTGGTGGAGGTGACCATCGACGATCTCGACGAGCAGGTCGGGTTCACCTCCCTGTACACGACGCGATCGCAGGCCGACATGGACGAGTTCGTGAGCGCCCGGCCGGCTGCAGGCATCCCCTCGATGCGCTTCCTGATCGATACCGGGCAGTACCACGAGAAGCTCGACCTGCTCGAAGCCATCGTCGCCGGCCCCCAGGACCCGCAGGACGACCCCGAGTACGTCCGGCGCGTGCTCGCGCAGAGCGCGTTCCAACGCCAGGTGCTCGGCGTCATGGCGCAGAACTCGATCGACGTCGTCGTGTTCCCCGACGCGAAGCTGCCCGCGCCCACCCGCCACGACATCTTCGCCGACCGCTGGACCTGCCTGACCTACCCGACCAACACCGTGATCGCCTCGCAGCTGCTGTTCCCCGCCATCACGCTACCCGCCGGCCAGACCTCGGACGGACTGCCGGTCGGACTCGAGCTGATGGCCGCGCCGTACGCGGAGCACGAATTGCTCCGCCTCGCGGCAGCCGCCGAAGCAGCCCTGCCCGCCCGGCGCGCGCCCGTCCTGTAG